The genomic region GCATCAGAGGCTGCTGCTGGCTTGGTGGGTGCAGCCACGCTGGGGGCTGTGCCTGAAGGAGCTTGCCCGGAGAGGTTGGTTTGTGCCGGTTGCGCAGGCGTGTCTGTTGCGGGCTGGGCTTGCCCCTCATTTGTTGTGGGGGTGGGCGCAGAGGCTGGCGGCGCTTGTGTTTCCACCGGTGCAGCGGGCCTTGTGTCCATGCCGCCGGGAGTGCCGGCAGCGTTGCCACCGGAATCTCCTTCAGCATTTTTGCGGCGCGCGCCGAGCACATTGGGCAGCACGGCCCGCAGATCGCCAGTTACCAGCAAGCCGCTGGGACTCAGGCCCACAAGTTCGCGGGTCAGCGCTGCGGATCGAACCAGCAGACCAGCCTGGCCCCCGCCTTCCACATACATAACGGTGCGCACGTTGAGGGGCAGGTGCAGGACCTGCTGCGCAAAGGAATAGGCTTCCACGGGCTGGCGGCAGTGCATGAAGAGAATCTGCCCGTCGCCGTCCTGCGCCACTGCGGAAATGGAGTAGTGCGGGCCGCCGGGCGACCAGAGGATGCGCCTGTCGGCATTGATCATGCGGTAGTTTTGAATCACAAGATCATAATGATCCATCTGCTGCCGCCACAGCGGGCTATCGCGGTCAAGGATGGCTGCTTTGGGCAGGGTGGGTTCGTCCGGCCCGGCCACAAAAAAAGCGCCAAAACGCTGTACCACGCGCCCGTTGTTCACATGCGAACCCTGGCGCATGTAGCCTGTGCTGGTGGAAGCATCGGGCAGGTACATGCTGGCATTGATGGCCGCAACAAGGTTGTACTGTTCGCCCCACTGGTTCAGCTGGCGGGAGGGGCCGCCATCCTGAGAGCGGGAGCAGAGCGTAAAGTCAAATGCGGCAGGGTCGATACGCAGGACAGTGAGGCGGGCATCGCCTTCATTGAGCTGAAATTCACCAAACAGAAGGCCCGGTTCAAGCTCCCGCCAGTCGGCTCGGCCCTGATCGTCCACGCCGCC from Desulfovibrio sp. UIB00 harbors:
- a CDS encoding phosphodiester glycosidase family protein, whose protein sequence is MNTRQFFFIATDAIRPACRVIRSLPSTWLAALIVCCTVAMPRPGLAAPDQQGNQPPGAVLPAEGYAPVLPAAPALLAADPHAMQPADAAAKGGVDDQGRADWRELEPGLLFGEFQLNEGDARLTVLRIDPAAFDFTLCSRSQDGGPSRQLNQWGEQYNLVAAINASMYLPDASTSTGYMRQGSHVNNGRVVQRFGAFFVAGPDEPTLPKAAILDRDSPLWRQQMDHYDLVIQNYRMINADRRILWSPGGPHYSISAVAQDGDGQILFMHCRQPVEAYSFAQQVLHLPLNVRTVMYVEGGGQAGLLVRSAALTRELVGLSPSGLLVTGDLRAVLPNVLGARRKNAEGDSGGNAAGTPGGMDTRPAAPVETQAPPASAPTPTTNEGQAQPATDTPAQPAQTNLSGQAPSGTAPSVAAPTKPAAASDAEAAPANATQPEQAQGAATSPPAAPEAPKVSPAESAPPNAPLTEPGTSLAPPASSPEGASLSKGQNK